From the genome of Lutzomyia longipalpis isolate SR_M1_2022 chromosome 2, ASM2433408v1, one region includes:
- the LOC129790692 gene encoding GPI transamidase component PIG-T codes for MLLFLISFLLSVNVISCEYRDNFHEELFIKPLPSGHVNTFFQFTTKWQYSEKENLHHTHLAPRSIAEIFYVYSLRELHVSLTNVLWRYESWGYPVIDAAPGAEVWAWFAQEEQNTPEKIDEQWRKLVATLSGLLCASLGFIDDTNTVQPHYTIRPQFYASAPLNSTYVRYSTLPHEVVCTENLTPWKKLLPCGHSEGFLSLLNSNHIHSTNYHSLGIHVRQLNPGKGTGKLLEIKQTVNLVYDQILLGGQDWSVRKLFGQGLSGSCPLAESSKIYLDVTHSQQFDFTPSPEVTVTSKRGGIETSFAVYDIKKEIPGRMFNLAAVRKPDAKPAVTLISPPPLYAKRYILGVGQERGRIVTKVINTHWAELNVIVQENIPWFVPVYLHTLSLKLPNGQQIKPAAVKYIPGQQRRRAYHLEVAFRLPARTTVEMSIHFDYIFLKWQEYPPDANHGHYLGSAIVAAQLPVARNYTGVPVDGSLFVDSFNASRPGYYVQIRTESLLLTLPVPDFSMPYNVICLACTVVALAFGPIHNMSTKRIVIVVKEAPKSIWTTIREKVGFGGKGTKAVEGKENQSHEKSE; via the exons atgttgctttttctcatttcctttttattgtcCGTAAATGTGATTTCCTGTGAGTACAGAGATAATTTCCACGAGGAGTTGTTCATCAAGCCCCTGCCCAGTGGCCATGTAAACACATTCTTTCAATTCACCACGAAATGGCAGTacagtgagaaagaaaatc TTCATCACACACACCTTGCTCCACGTTCCATTGCGGAGATTTTCTACGTGTACAGCCTTCGGGAACTTCATGTGAGTCTCACAAATGTCTTGTGGAGGTATGAAAGTTGGGGTTATCCGGTGATTGATGCGGCTCCGGGTGCTGAAGTGTGGGCCTGGTTTGCGCAGGAGGAACAGAATACCCCGGAGAAGATTGATGAGCAATGGAGGAAGCTTGTTGCGACACTTTCGGGTCTTCTGTGTGCCTCATTGGGCTTTATTGATGACACCAACACCGTTCAGCCGCATTACACAATCCGGCCGCAATTTTACGCCTCCGCCCCGCTCAATTCGACTTACGTGAGGTACTCAACACTCCCCCATGAGGTTGTTTGTACGGAGAATCTTACACCGTGGAAGAAGCTCTTGCCGTGTGGGCACAGTGAGGGATTCCTGTCGCTCTTGAACTCCAATCACATCCATTCCACAAATTACCATTCCCTGGGTATCCACGTGAGGCAGCTGAATCCTGGGAAGGGGACGGGGAAGTTGCTGGAAATTAAGCAAACTGTCAATTTGGTTTATGATCAAATTCTTCTGGGTGGACAAGATTGGTCAGTGAGGAAGCTCTTTGGGCAGGGTCTGAGTGGATCCTGCCCATTGGCTGAATCCAGCAAAATCTACCTGGATGTCACGCATTCGCAGCAATTTGACTTTACCCCCTCCCCAGAGGTCACAGTGACATCCAAAAGGGGTGGCATTGAGACTTCCTTCGCTGTGTACGATATAAAGAAGGAAATTCCCGGAAGGATGTTCAATTTGGCGGCTGTCCGGAAGCCCGATGCTAAGCCTGCTGTGACTCTAATTTCACCGCCACCACTGTACGCTAAGAGGTACATTCTGGGTGTTGGTCAGGAACGTGGGAGGATCGTTACAAAGGTCATCAATACACATTGGGCAGAATTGAATGTTATTGTCCAGGAGAATATCCCGTGGTTTGTACCAGTCTACCTCCACACGTTATCCCTAAAGCTCCCAAATGGGCAGCAGATTAAGCCAGCAGCTGTAAAGTACATCCCTGGGCAGCAGAGACGTCGTGCATATCACCTGGAAGTTGCTTTTCGGCTTCCAGCTCGAACAACCGTCGAAATGTCCATTCACTTCGACTACATCTTCCTCAAATGGCAGGAATACCCTCCGGATGCCAATCACGGACACTACTTGGGCTCAGCCATTGTTGCAGCACAACTCCCCGTTGCCCGTAACTACACAGGCGTCCCTGTTGATGGATCTCTCTTCGTGGACAGCTTCAATGCCTCCCGGCCGGGGTACTACGTTCAAATCCGCACGGAATCCCTCCTCCTGACACTCCCTGTGCCTGATTTCAGCATGCCCTACAATGTTATCTGTCTAGCCTGCACCGTGGTTGCATTAGCCTTTGGACCCATTCACAACATGTCCACAAAGCGCATTGTGATCGTCGTCAAGGAAGCTCCAAAGAGCATCTGGACGACTATCAGGGAGAAGGTGGGATTTGGCGGAAAGGGCACAAAGGCGGTTGAAGGTAAAGAAAACCAAAGTCACGAGAAGagtgaataa
- the LOC129790690 gene encoding basic proline-rich protein, whose product MSAIYTQQQQQPPPPQRGPPGAPNRVIPQPPSTATIQKILDENCSLIQSIQAYQSEGKHQECMSHQQALHRNLVYLANLADSTQNIPQILPPPHILQSMPPGPGMHPGPPGNAPPQIGGPIPAPGHAQVEGNQPPSQPGPNYNAPPGGQIPPASQPQAQQGQQHHAPAPPTGAQQPPQQPQQAQQPPQQPPHQPPTTQQQNAAPGGRPGGPPQPQAPQNQAPQQPQQQPPPPPQAYPRAGAYQQHAHYPGYPPQGQPYPAQGYPGPMSYGPPGQNYPPNSGAPGGYHHGALPPTVTSAGAPPPVSAYHSTSQHQAGPGGYPPPPNSQPSGQQQPLYGPPVSQAPPGQYPPPASSGPPPPMGAYSGYGAQSPSATSYGQPGAQGQMPPAQGAYPPAPGQQTYPPQQQYQPPAGYPAPQPPMGHPQVSAASQGPPPQSSAPPAGAPPAPGANYTNQPSPGQTPSPNSNGAAPPTTHPGPIAAPAPQQSYPPPPVSGTPPNQPYSSPPSSVTQTTYSQAPPSTSSSPAPTGAYQPPVSQPYAPPPGAQPYSGPAGAPAQYPPHGYHQQGYPPSPMPQGQYPAPQGYPYQRPAAGQMPPPGPQGAYTYGYQPPQ is encoded by the exons ATGTCCGCAATATATacgcagcaacagcagcagccaCCACCACCACAGCGTGGTCCTCCGGGGGCTCCAAATCGCGTGATACCCCAACCACCGAGTACGGCGACCATACAGAAGATACTGGATGAGAATTGTAGCCTCATCCAGAGTATTCAGGCGTACCAGAGTGAGGGAAAGCACCAGGAGTGCATGTCGCACCAGCAGGCACTCCATCGGAATCTCGTCTACCTGGCCAATTTGGCAGATTCCACCCAGAATATCCCGCAAATTCTTCCA CCACCGCATATTCTGCAATCAATGCCACCGGGACCGGGAATGCATCCTGGCCCACCGGGAAATGCTCCACCACAGATTGGTGGCCCAATTCCAGCACCTGGGCATGCTCAGGTTGAGGGGAATCAGCCCCCGAGTCAGCCTGGACCGAATTATAATGCTCCACCGGGGGGACAAATTCCACCGGCTTCACAGCCACAGGCGCAGCAGGGGCAGCAGCATCATGCTCCAGCTCCACCCACAGGAGCTCAGCAGCCACCACAGCAACCGCAGCAGGCACAGCAGCCACCGCAGCAGCCACCACATCAACCGCCAACAACTCAGCAACAGAATGCAGCTCCTGGGGGACGTCCAGGTGGTCCCCCTCAGCCACAGGCACCACAGAATCAGGCACCGCAGCAGCCGCAACAGCAGCCTCCACCTCCGCCACAAGCCTATCCCAGGGCTGGAGCATATCAGCAGCATGCACACTATCCGGGTTATCCACCACAGGGACAACCCTATCCAGCACAAGGCTATCCTGGCCCAATGTCATACGGCCCTCCCGGACAGAACTATCCACCCAATAGTGGAGCTCCTGGTGGATACCATCACGGTGCTCTGCCACCGACTGTCACATCAGCAGGTGCTCCACCACCTGTCAGTGCGTACCACAGTACGTCACAGCATCAAGCCGGTCCTGGGGGTTATCCTCCACCACCCAATAGCCAACCATCTGGGCAGCAGCAGCCCCTCTATGGGCCCCCTGTTTCACAAGCACCTCCCGGACAATATCCTCCACCTGCATCAAGCGGCCCGCCGCCCCCAATGGGAGCTTACTCAGGCTATGGGGCTCAAAGCCCGAGCGCCACCTCGTATGGGCAGCCCGGTGCTCAGGGGCAGATGCCACCGGCTCAGGGAGCCTACCCTCCAGCTCCGGGGCAACAAACCTATCCGCCCCAGCAACAGTATCAACCACCAGCTGGCTATCCAGCTCCACAGCCACCAATGGGTCATCCTCAGGTATCGGCTGCCAGTCAAGGACCTCCTCCGCAATCATCTGCACCCCCAGCTGGAGCTCCACCAGCTCCCGGGGCCAATTACACAAATCAACCAAGTCCCGGACAAACCCCATCGCCCAATTCCAATGGAGCTGCTCCACCAACTACTCATCCGGGCCCCATTGCTGCTCCGGCACCTCAGCAATCGTATCCACCACCACCGGTTTCCGGAACACCCCCCAATCAACCGTACTCCTCGCCACCGTCTTCCGTGACACAGACAACGTATTCCCAGGCTCCACCGAGCACTTCCTCATCACCAGCCCCAACTGGAGCCTATCAGCCGCCTGTGTCGCAACCCTATGCTCCCCCACCGGGGGCACAGCCCTACTCAGGACCAGCTGGAGCACCGGCTCAGTATCCACCGCATGGGTATCATCAGCAGGGCTATCCACCATCGCCAATGCCTCAGGGGCAGTACCCTGCACCACAGGGGTATCCGTATCAGCGTCCTGCAGCAGGGCAGATGCCACCGCCAGGACCCCAAGGAGCCTACACGTATGGCTATCAACCTCCACAGTAG